The Vidua macroura isolate BioBank_ID:100142 chromosome 29, ASM2450914v1, whole genome shotgun sequence genome segment TGgagaggattgtttgagcctgatggccaatccaatccacctgtgtctggactctcagagagggtcacgagttgtgagtggGTTAGATATGGgagttagaaaaagtaggtttgtagttttagtatctccattaaatagtttattaatgaattatagcatagttataataaagaaatcattcagccttctgaacaggagtcagacatcagcatttcttcccactgggttcacctgcattttccATAGCTGGGATGGCCACAGGCAATGGAAAatagaaggggaagggaaaggttaAACAGAAGTGGGGATGGGACATTGGCGGTTAAAGTGgagatgaaaatgaaatcaaaggGGAAGTGGAATGATACGAAGGAGAACTGTAGGAACCGGTGAGGTTAGGAAACGGAGAAGGCGAACgagaaggggaaggagactGGGAAGGATCTCTGAGCACTCTTCAGGAAGGGACACAGATCCCCCTGCTTGTCGGCCATGAGACCAGGAACTCTTCCAGACCTGCTGTTGTGTTGGTGGAGAGTGGGGTTggccacagagctgggagccaTCCGGGGACAGAGGCTACCAGAGCTCCAGGCTCTCTGTGCCACCATGGCTCTGCTAaaggagctggaacagaaaTCAGAGGGAGAATTCCCCCTCACTCTTCCCTGTACATTAAATTTCCTTGTCATCAACTACTTCTCCTTCACTTTCTACGtcttattctttcttctttttatttcttctactcCTTGTTTCTCatattctctttcctcttctctttctccttcttcttcttgtcATTCTTCTTCCCATTACCTTTAGTCtacttctcctttttctccttcctcttttccttctcatcaTCCTTTATCTCCTTCCCCTtatccttctccttttcctcctcctccttctcctctttctcttccatttcctctttctgctAAAGCAGCCCCTTCTCAACATTCTCTCTCTTCTGAATGCAGTATTCATTTTGGTTTCGTGATCTTCCCCACATAACTGTCCTCTGTCTCATCCCTGATCCATTTTACCTTCCACATCCCCTTCCTTTTTCCATTGCCCCTGACAATCACAGTATCACCATTTCCCATTCCACTCGTGAAATACCATCCTACTCTAGAATTTCCTGGTTTTGGGAAAAAGGGCAAAGAGTCCAGAGTTGGATGCAGGAAAATTTTATTGAGCACCgaaaggcaggagaggcagggacagTAATGGTGGGCAGGCCCCAGGCAGGCCGGGTGTCACAGGCTCAGGACAGcttgtgcagagctcagcttcTCCATGctgggctgaggcagcagcagggctttggggCAGTTGGTGGTGGCTCTAGCAGGGCCCGCAGGTGTCCCAGAGCTTCTTGCTGTAGCGGGGCCAGGCGCAAGGGCTGCAGGCGGGAGCAGCGTAGGCCCTGCCAAAGGTGCAGAGGCCCCCCGAGGCCTGGGTGGCGCCGGCGCCGTAGAGGccgcccagccccagggagccgCCAAAGGCCGGTGCTCCGGAGGAGCCCACCACGgcctgctgggggaaggagctgaggatggggccgGGGAAGGTGACCACCACGGGTGGTGGCTGGATGAAGGCAGAGGAGTCGGGGCACTGGCGGGCGCACAGCTCGTTGCAGCTCTCAGCGatgggctggggcacagctACGCTGGTTCTGGGCGGGCACAGGTCTGTGCTGGTCCTGGGGGGGCACAGGTCGTAGCAGGACATCTTGGCGTGGGATGCGAGGCAG includes the following:
- the LOC128820537 gene encoding scale keratin-like, translating into MSCYDLCPPRTSTDLCPPRTSVAVPQPIAESCNELCARQCPDSSAFIQPPPVVVTFPGPILSSFPQQAVVGSSGAPAFGGSLGLGGLYGAGATQASGGLCTFGRAYAAPACSPCAWPRYSKKLWDTCGPC